The Stenotrophomonas sp. ZAC14D1_NAIMI4_1 DNA segment CGGCGCTGTCCCACGCGGAAACCGACGCCACGCCAGAGGTCCTCGGCGAACTGCCGCCCGGGCAGCTGCACCGCATGGGACAGGCTGCGCCGTTCATAGGCTTCAAGAATGTCGAAGGGCGAACGCATCAGGCCACCAGTTCGTTGATGCGCGCGATCAGGTCTTCCTCGCGCGGCGGCTTGACGATGTAATCGGCCGCGCCCTGGCGCAGGCCCCATGCCTTGTCGGTCTCCATCGCCTTGGTGCTGACGATGATTACCGGAATGTGCTTGATCGCCGCGTCGCGGGCCATCGCACGGGTGGCCTGGAACCCGCTCATGCCGGGCAGGACCACGTCCATCAGCACCAGCTGCGGAACCTGGTCACGCACCAGCTGCAGGCCATCCTCGGCGTTGTCCGCTTCCAGCACCTCGTGGCCGGCACGGCGCAGCCACTGGGTGAACACCGCGCGGTCGGTCGGTGAATCCTCGATCAGGACGATACGAGCCATTGTGCCTTTCCCCCCTGGTCAGGCGTTGACGTATGTGCGGATGGCACCCAGCAGTTCTTCACGCGTGAAAGGCTTGGTCAGGTACTGTTCCGAGCCGACGATGCGCCCGCGGGCCTTGTCGAACAGGCCGTCCTTGGAGGACAGCATGATCACCGGCGTCGCCTTGAACAGCTGGTTGCCCTTGATCAGCGCGCAGGTCTGATACCCGTCGAGACGGGGCATCATGATGTCCACGAAGATGATCTGTGGCTGCTGGTCGGCGATCTTGGCCAGGGCCTCGAAGCCATCGGTCGCGGTCACTACTTCGCAGCCTTCGCGCTTCAGCAGTGTTTCCGCAGTCCTGCGGATGGTCTTCGAGTCATCGATGACCATCACCCGGAGTCCTGCGAGCTCCCCGCCCGCAGTCGTGTTTTCAGTCATTGCCTTTCCCCAAGCGCGCGACCCTTCTGTGCTGGGGGCCGCTACGAAGGCGTATCTATATCGCACTTCCGGCGCCCGCTTCAAGCCACGCCCACGGCGCTTGGGTCGGCGGCTGGCTGAACGTGACCCGTTTGGCAATGACTGCGCAGGCGGCAGGACGGACGCAGCGTTGCACTGCCCCGGGCAGGCACGCGGGGGGCGTTGCCGCTACCATCAACGCCTCGCCTGAAAGGTGCACCCATGCCGTTGAACGTCATCGTGGTGATGGACCCCATCGCCCACATCAAGATCGCCAAGGACACCACGTTCGCCATGCTGCTGGAAGCCCAGCGCCGCGGCCACGCCCTGCATTACGTGCGGCCGGGCGGCCTGGCGCTGGAAGGCGGCGTGGCCGTGGCCCAGACCGCCCCGCTGCAGGTGCGCGACGACCCCGCCGGCTGGTACGAGCTTGGCGCATTCAGCCGCACCGTGTTCGGCCCCGGCCAGATCGTGCTGATGCGCAAGGACCCGCCGGTTGATGCCGAATACGTCTATGACACCCAGGTGCTGGACGTGGCCGCCGCTGCCGGCGCCTGCGTGGTCAACAACCCGCAGGGCCTGCGCGACTACAACGAGAAGCTGGCCGCCCTGCTGTTCCCGCAGTGCTGCCCGCCGACCCTGGTCAGCCGCGACGCCAAGGCGCTGAAGGCCTTCGCCCTGGAACACGGCCAGGCCGTGCTGAAGCCGCTGGACGGCATGGGCGGTCGCTCCATCTTCCGCAGCGGCCAGGGCGATCCGAACCTGAATGTGATCCTGGAAACCCTGACCGACGGCGGCCGCAAGCTGGCGCTGGCCCAGAAGTTCATCCCCGACATCACCGCCGGCGACAAGCGCATCCTGCTGGTCGACGGTGAACCGGTGGACTACTGCCTGGCGCGCATCCCGCAGGGTGACGAGTTCCGCGGCAACCTGGCCGCCGGTGGCCGCGGCGAAGGCCGCCCGCTCAGCGAGCGTGACCGCTGGATCGCCGCCCAGGTCGGGCCGGAGATGAAGCGCCGCGGCATGCGCTTCGTCGGCCTGGACGTGATCGGCGATTACCTGACCGAAGTGAACGTGACCAGCCCGACCTGCGTGCGCGAACTGGACGCGCAGTACGGCCTGAACATCGCCGGCACCCTGTTTGACGCGATCGAGGCCGGCCTGCGCTGATGGACGCCGCACCCGCTGTGCTGGCCCCGCCGCCGCGCGAAGCGCAGCGGCTGGGGGCCACCCTTGCCCTGTCGGTCATCGTCCACGCCCTGCTGATCCTGGGCGTGGGCTTTGCCGTGAAGGGCGAGGCGCCGCTGGTGCCGACGCTGGAAGTGATCTTCAGCCAGACACGCACGGCGCTGACGCCCAAGCAGGCGGATTTCCTGGCGGCGGCCAGCCAGGAAGGCGGCGGCGAGCATGACCGTGCGCAGCGCCCGCGTGACAACCAGACCGGCATCGTGCCGCAGGCCCAGGCCGGGCTGAGCCCGGTGCCGCAGCAACAGCAGTCGGCCGCGCCGGTGCCGCCACCGCAGGCGCGGGTGGTCAGCAGCCGCAATGGCGAGGACACCGTGGCGCAGGCGCAGGCCCGCCCCACCCCGCTGGAGCCGACCCCGGACGCGGCGCAGACCGCGCGCGAGCAGCGTGATGCGGAAATGGCCCGGCTCGCCGCCGAGGTGCACCTGCGCTCGGCGCAGTACGCCAAGCGCCCGAACCGCAAGTTCGTCTCGGCCAGCACGCGCGAATACGCCTATGCCAACTACCTGCGCGCGTGGGTGGACCGCGCCGAGCAGGTGGGCAACCTGAACTACCCGGACGAAGCGCGCCAGCGCCGGCTGGGCGGCCAGGTGGTGATCAGCGTGGGGGTGCGCCGCGATGGCAGCGTGGAAAGCAGCCGCATCCTGAAATCCAGTGGTACACCGTTGCTGGATGAGGCGGCCTTGCGGGTGATCAGGCTGGCGCAGCCGTTCCCGGCGCTGCCGAAGACGGATGATGGCGTGGATATCCTGCAGGTGACCCGGACGTGGGTGTTCCTGCCGGGTGGCGAACTGCGCGACGACCGGTAGGTTTTCTGTTGCCCGGGCCTGCGGCCCGGGACCCGCAGAGGCAACGGCCAAAGCTACTGCGAGAGCGAGAGCGGCGGTTGGACTGTTGGCTTGGCGGGGCGGTGTGGGCTTGCAGGACACGCCGTAAACCCGTCCATGGGGGCTCGTAGGCGCCATCCATGGCGCCTGCGGTCCTGCAAGCCCACACCGCCCCACCCCTGACAGATCGCGGCGCCTCCCGCTTTTGGTAGGTGTCGACCTTGGTCGACACACATCCACGCAACGCGTGGATGCTTTTGATTTTGACTTTTCTTTTTTTGATTTTCCGTGGCGGACGCGCACGGAAACTGTCAGAGGTCGGGCGGGTGGGTTGCGCAGGGGCGCAGGCGCCATGGATGGCGCCTACGAGCTTACATGGGTGAGGCCGCTTTGCTCGCGAAGCACTGCTTCGCAAGCGCCCGAACGCCCAGCCGCCAGCGGCTGGGCCGGGCCCCGGAGGGGTACTTGCAGCGTCCCCTGCGCAGCCCACCCGCCCGGCCAGGCGCGGGTGTTGCATTCCGCGACCAACCACCCGCCACGAGGGGCTCAGCCGTTGGCTTTCGCCTTCGCCTCGCGGGCGGCCTGCTGCTCGACCAGGGTCAGCGCGACGTTGTCACGCAGATAGGCCGGCTCGACCTTCTCCGCCGCCATGCCTTCGCCACGGGCGAACGCGGGCACTGCCAGCGCCAGCACGTCCGATGCGCGAGGCAATGCTGCTGCATCGAAGCCACGCAGGCCTGCGCCCAGCTGTGCCACCAGCGCGCCCTCGGCCGCGCCGAAACCGGTGCCGACACCGTAGGCCTGCAGTCCGTCCGGCAGCGCCACCGCCGCCGGTGCGCAGACACGCTCGGCATCGCGCGCCACCGGCAGGCCGTCCACGCGCTCGAAGCGCGCGACGTACAACTCGCCCATCCGCGCATCGATCGCCGACAGGATCTGGTCTTCTTCCGCCGGCGCACGCAGCGCCAGCACCTGCAGCGTCGATACCGGCAGCAGCGGCCGGTCCAGCGCCAGCGCGATGCCCTGCGCGATCGCGATTGCCAGGCGCACGCCGGTGAACGCGCCGGGGCCCCGACTGAGCGCGATGCCATCCAGCTGGCGGCGGCTGATGCCGGCTTCAGCCAGCAGCGCCTCGGCCCACGGCAGGCTCAGTTCGGCATGGCGGCGCGGGGCGATCTCGAAGCGCTCCAGCACCTGCCCATCGACATGCAGGGCAACGGAACAGGCTTCGGTGGCGGTTTCAAAGGCGAGCAGTTTCATCGGATCGGATCAGGACGCATCGGGTCAGAACAGGGGGAACGTGGCACCGGGGGCCGGCTCCGGACCCGGCGCGGGGGCCGGGGCGGTCGGGGCGGCGGCGTCCTCGGCCACGGGCGACCATTGTGGCGCAAAGAAGGCCTGCACATCGGCCAGCGCGCGGGTGCGGCGGAACGGCGGCAGGGAATCGAGGAACACCCGGCCATAGCCACGGTTGAGCAGGCGCGGGTCGCACAGCACCAGCACGCCGCGATCGGTCTCGCTGCGGATCAGCCGGCCCACGCCCTGCTTGAGGGCGATCACCGCCTGCGGCAACTGCTCGTCGCGGAACGGATTGCCGCCCTGGCTGCGGATCGCCTCCAGCCGTGCTTCATAGACCGGGTCATCCGGCGCGGCGAACGGCAGTTTGTCGATCACCACCACGCTCAGCGCCTCGCCCACCACGTCCACGCCTTCGCGGAAGCTGGCCGAACCGAGCAGCACGCCGTTGCCGGAATCGCGGAAGCGCTGCAGCAACGTGGCGCGCGGCGCCTCGCCCTGCACGAACAACGGCCACGGCCCATCGCGCAGTGCCTCGGCCGCCTCGCGCAGCGCACGGTGCGAGGCAAACAGCAGGAATGCCCTGCCCTGCGAGGCCTGCAGCACCGGCCGCAGGGCCTGGATGAGCGCCGTGCCGAAGCCGCGCGCCGCCGGATCGGGCAGGCCTTCCGGCAGGTAGCACAGCGCCTGCTCGGGCCAGTTGAACGGACTCGGCTGGACCAGCGTGTGCGGATCATCCAGGCCCAGGCGGGTGGTGATGTGCTCGAAGCCCCCGCCCACGGTCAGCGTGGCCGAGGTGAAGATCCAGGCGGCGCGGCTGCGCTCGCGGTGCTCGCGCAGCGGCCCGGACACATCCATCGGCGTGCGCTGGCAGCGGAAACCGCGCGGCGTGAGTTCGTACCAGAGCACGTCGGCGGCACTCGCCAGCTCAGCCGGGTCGGTGTCGAAATCCAGGGTGGGTTCGTCGTCGCCCAGCCAGCGCGCCAGCCGCGAAACGGCTTCGCGTGCACGGGCGTGGCAGGCATCAAGGCCGGCGGCGGCTTCGCGCAGCGGCTGCAGCGCCTGTTCCAGCGCCACCAGGCAGCTCATCGCCATGTCGAAGCCCTCGCGTACCTGCGGCATCGCCAGCGCGCGCCACTGCGTGCCACGCGATGGCAGCCCTTCCATCGCCAGGCGCAGCGCCAGCAGCGCCTGCTGCAGCTGGTCGACGGGTTCCTGCAGCGCCGACTGCGCCCCGCCCACGCCACGCGCCTCGGCCAGGCAATCGCGGCCCAGTTCCTGCCATGGGCGCATGCCGAAGCCTTCGCCGAAGAACTGCGCGGCCAGTTCGGGCAACTGGTGTGCCTCGTCGATGACAAACGCCTGCGCACCCGGCAGCAGTTCGCCGAAGCCATCCTGTTTCAGGGCCAGGTCGGCCAGCAGCAGGTGGTGGTTGACCACCACCACGTCGGCCGCCTGCGCGCGTTGCCGCGCGTGCACGACAAAGCAGTCGTCCCAGAACGGGCAGTCGGTGCCCAGGCAGTTGTCGACGGTGGAGGTCACCATGGGCAGCAGCGGCGAATCGTCGGCCAGTCCATCCAGCTCGGCGATGTCACCGAACTGGGAGCGACCGGACCAGGCGAGGATGCGCTGGAACTGCGCGGCCTGTTCGGGGCTGGAAAAGCGCGGTTCGCCCCGTGCCTGCTGCAACCGGTAGCGGCACAGGTAGTTGGCGCGGCCCTTCAGCAGCGCGCTGCGCAGGCCGACGCCCAGCGCCTGGCGCACGCGCGGCAGGTCGCGATGGTAGAGCTGGTCCTGCAGCGCACGGGTGCCGGTGGAGATGATGGTGCGCAGGCCGGACAGCAGCACCGGCACCAGGTAGGCGAAGGTCTTGCCGGTACCGGTGCCGGCCTCGGCCAGCAGCAGATCGCGCTGCTGCAGCGCATCGGCGATGGCCTCGGTCAGGCGCAGCTGCGCGGGACGCGGGACGAAGGCATCCAGGTGCGAGGCGAGCGCGCCGCCTTCGCTGAGCGCTTCGCGGCTGGCATGGACGAGGTCGGACATCAGACAGGAAGGATACCCGGCCGGGCGCTGCCCGGCACCCGTTTCAAGCCAGGGCGTAGGCAGAGGCAACAGCAACAGCAGTGTTCATGGCTCTGGATTGCTGCGTACTGGGCGAGGCGGGAGGGACAGGCAGGACACGCCGTAAACCCGTCCATGGGGGCTCGATGGCGCCATCCATGGCGCCAACGGTCCTGCCTGCCCCTCCCGCCCCACCCTCGACAGTTTCCCGGCGACGGATGGACCTGCTTCGTAGCGTCGAGCTTGCTCGACTGGCATCTGGAAGCGGTGATGGAACGGGAAGAAGAGAACGAGTGCGCGCAGCGCGCGACCCGCTTTTGAATTGTTTTTTTTCTTTTCCGTGGCTGGACGCACACGGAAACTGTCAGAGGCCGGGCGGGTGGGCTGCGCAGGGGCGTGAGCCGCATGGATGCGGCGACCGAGCTTACATGGACGTACTTGCAGCGCCCCCTGCGCAGCCCACCCGCCCGGCCCACCTCGCAAGGCCAGTCGACTAACAGTCGACTCTACCGACCGACCAGCCACGAGGGGCCGCGCCGTTGGCTGGAAACTCAGTACCGCTTGATCCCCGGCACCGTGCACCCTTCAATCTGCGAATGCGCCGACACCGCATTCTCCTTCTCGCCGCGCGCCAGGCGCGACTGCTCGATCGTCGCCCAGTGCCGGCGGCACAGCGGGCCCGTCTTCGACCCCAGGTCCACCGCCTTGCGCGCGAAAGCCTCCGCCTCGACCCACTGGCCCTGCAGCAGCGCGATCTCCGCGCGTTCCTGCAGCACCGCCGGGTCGCCGGCCACGATCTGCAAGGCCTGGTCCAGGCTGCCCGCGGCCGCTGCCAGGTCGTTGCCCTGGCGCTGGGCCAGCGCGGTCTGTCGCAGGTCTTCCACCTGCGAATCACGCAGCGGCTGCACCGACAGTTCCTTGTCGTCCGGGCCCGCTGCCGCTTCCACGGCGGCCAGGCGCTGCGCCGGCGTGGTCGTGGTCACCGGCTTGGCGGCCGGCGGCGGGCTGCTCACGCAGGCGGCCAGCGCCAGGCTCAGGCCGGTCACGGCCAGCAGCGGATACAGGGAACGAAGGGTCATCGGCATCACCGGCTGGGAGGAGGAGTGGCGGTGGCAGGCGCTGCCGCCGGCTCGGCCGGCGGTTCCTGCTTGCGGTCCAGGCCGAACCAGCTGCGCCAGCCGCCGCCTTCGCTCTCGCCTCCCTGCTCCTCCGGCAATGCGGCCGGGGCGCAGGGCGCGTAGGCCGGCGCGTAGCCGACCACGAACGGGAAACGACGGGCGTCGGGGCAACCTTCATCGGTGCTGTTGGTACCGGTGCCAGCCACCGACTGCCAGTCCAGGCCCTTGTTGCTGACCTTCAGCGGCGCACTCGGCAGGCGCTGGAAGATGCCCGACCAGACCCGCATCGAGCCGGTGGCGCCGTACAGGCCAGCCTGCTCGTTCTGGTCGTTGCCCATCCAGATCACCGCCAGATGGTCACCGGTGTAACCGGCATACCAGCTGTCGCGGCCATCGTTGGTGGTACCGGTCTTGCCGGCCGGCTGCAGGCGGCCCAGGCCATCGGCGTTCAGGCGCTGCGCAGTGCCGCTGGCCACCACCTGCTGCAGGCCGATGCTGATCAGGTTGGCGGCAATCGAATCGCCTTCCTGGGCCGGTGCCGGGGTCTTGTCATAGCGCTTGAGCAGCTTGCCCTGCGGATCAAGCACGCCACGCACGGCATGCAGCGGCTGGATCTCGCCGCCGGAGGCCAGGAACTGGTACAGCTGGGCCATCGCATACGGGCTCTGGTCGGTCGAGCCGAGGATCACCGCCGGATTGGGATCGGCCTTGATGCCGGCCAGCACGTGGATCAGCTGGGTCACCCGCTCCGGGCCCACGTCCATGCCCACGCGCACCGTGGCCTGGTTGTAGGAATGGGCCAGCGCATCGATCAGGCGCACCGTGCCGTGGCTGCGGTTGTCCGCGTTGCCCGGGCTCCAGTTGCGGCCACGGCCGAGCTGCACCGTCACCGGCGAATCGTCCACCCAGCTGGCCAGCGAATAGCGGTTGGGCTGGGCCAGGGCCAGCAGGTACACAAACGGCTTCAGCAGCGAGCCCACCGGGCGCTGTGCCTCGATCGCGCGGTTGAAGCCGACTTCGGATACCTCGCGGCTGCCGATCACCGCCACCACGTCGCCATTGTGCACGTCGGTCATCACCAGGCCGGCCTGCAGCTCGGGGCGACGCTTGCTTTCCAGCGATTTGATGGTGCGGGTCACCGCACCTTCGGCGTAGGCCTGCGCGGACGGCGACATGCCGGACATCACGCTCAGGCCGGCGCCCTGCAGGGCCGATTCGGGGTAGTCATGGCCGAGCTGGCGCCGCACCAGGTCGACGTAGGCGGGGAAGCGGTTGGCCGCCACCAGGCCTGGGCTCTTGGGTACGCCCAGCGGCGCCTTCAGCGCACGCTGGTACTCGGCGTCGTCGATCAGCGTTGCTTCGTGCAGCTTGCCCAGCACGAAGTTGCGGCGGTCGGTCGCCCGTTCCGGGTTGCGTCGCGGGTCGTAGTAGGACGGGCCCTTGACCAGGCCGATCAGCAGCGCGATGTGCTCGGTATCCAGCGAGGACAGGTCGCGGCCGAACCAGAACTCGGCGCCGGAAGACATGCCGTGGATCGCCTGGCTGCCGCGCTGGCCCAGGTACACCTGGTTCAGGTATGCCTCGAAAATGGTGCGCTTGTCGTAGCGCGCTTCCATGATCAGCGCATACAGCACTTCATTGAACTTGCGGGTAAGGGTCTGCTCCTTGCCGATGCCGAGCAGGCCGCTGCGGGCAAGCTGCTGGGTCAGCGTGGATGCGCCCTGGCGGCTCTGGCCACCGGAACGGATGGTCACCCACACCGCGCGCGCGATGCCGGACAGGTCGATGCCGTGATGGCGGTTGAAGTCCTTGTCCTCCACCGCCTGCAGGCCGGTCACCAGCAGGTCCGGCGCTTCGTTCATGCGGATCAGGCGGCGCTCTTCCTGCTTCTGCCCGTACAGCGTGGCAATGCGGGCCGGATCGAGGCGGGCCGCTTTCAGCGCCTTGCGCGAATCGGCATCACGCAGCGAGGCGATGCTGCCGCCGGACAGCGACAGTTCCACCCGCTTGGCGGCGACGTGGCCATCGACATCGTTGTAGCCGCGGCTGGAGATGGTGAAGCGCCCGCCCTGCACCGCGTAGGTGGCCGGGTCCTTGCCCTGTCCATCATCACGGTAGGCCGAGGCGGCCAGTTCGGTCTTCAGCGTGGCCGCGTCCATGGCCTTGCCGGGCACCAGCACCAGCGGGCGCGCGTAGACACGGGTCGGAATCTGCCAGCGCAGCTCGCCGAAACGCTGGGTGACCTGTTGATTCAGGTACAGCGTGTAGGGGATCAGGAAACCCAGTCCCAGCGCGACTGCCGCCATGGTCCAGGTGATCAGCCGGCGGCGCCACAGCGGTCCGGAGTCCTGCAGGTCGTCGTCGGAATCGTCGATGTCGTCGGAATCGTAGCGTCGGGGCACGGGAATGCGGGAATGTAGGGTCAGGCGAGTCTACCCCAGCCCTTCCCGCAGGAAAGGTCTGCAATTGGGCCTGTTCAGCGACTGCCCGGTGGCAGCCCGCCCGTCACGCCCCGCACGCCGTCCCACAGGCCCTTCAACATGAACCGCAGTCGAACCCAGCGCGGGGCCAGGAACAGGCCATTGCCCACCAGCTTCAGCAGCAGCCGCGGAATGTCCTGGGCGATCCATACGCGCGGGGTGTAGGCGCGGGCGTACAGCAGCACCCGGTTGCGCATGATGAAGTACAGCCGGAACGGCTTGTGCACGATCACCCCGTCCGCCTTCGCGCGCGAAGGCAGCAGCTCCTCGCCGATGCTGTGGCTCATCTGCGCATCGCAGATGCCGTACAGCGCATAGCCGGCGCGCTTGGCGCGGAAACACCAGTCCATGTCGAGGTTGTCGATGAACAGCCCCTCGTCCATCGGACCGATGGCCTGCAGCGCCTTCATCGGCACCAGCGAGCCGGAGGTGATGAGGAAGTCGCACGACACGCGCTGCCCCGGCCCACCGCGCAGCTTGTGGTTGAGCGGAAAGCCGAAACGCACGAACGGTGCCAGCACGCCACTGCGTGAATCGCGGAACTGCGGCCCGACCGCAGCCACCGGCCCGGCCTGCGCCAGCTCGATCAGCGCCGTCCACAACACATCGACCATGCCCGGCGCCAGCACACTGTCCTGGTCCATCAACAGCACGTGCTCGAAGCCCAGTGCGTCGGCCGTTTCGTACGCGCGGTTCAGCGCGCAGCCGAGCCCCACGTTGCGGGGCGAAGCCACCAG contains these protein-coding regions:
- a CDS encoding response regulator is translated as MARIVLIEDSPTDRAVFTQWLRRAGHEVLEADNAEDGLQLVRDQVPQLVLMDVVLPGMSGFQATRAMARDAAIKHIPVIIVSTKAMETDKAWGLRQGAADYIVKPPREEDLIARINELVA
- the pilG gene encoding twitching motility response regulator PilG, whose translation is MTENTTAGGELAGLRVMVIDDSKTIRRTAETLLKREGCEVVTATDGFEALAKIADQQPQIIFVDIMMPRLDGYQTCALIKGNQLFKATPVIMLSSKDGLFDKARGRIVGSEQYLTKPFTREELLGAIRTYVNA
- the gshB gene encoding glutathione synthase, which produces MPLNVIVVMDPIAHIKIAKDTTFAMLLEAQRRGHALHYVRPGGLALEGGVAVAQTAPLQVRDDPAGWYELGAFSRTVFGPGQIVLMRKDPPVDAEYVYDTQVLDVAAAAGACVVNNPQGLRDYNEKLAALLFPQCCPPTLVSRDAKALKAFALEHGQAVLKPLDGMGGRSIFRSGQGDPNLNVILETLTDGGRKLALAQKFIPDITAGDKRILLVDGEPVDYCLARIPQGDEFRGNLAAGGRGEGRPLSERDRWIAAQVGPEMKRRGMRFVGLDVIGDYLTEVNVTSPTCVRELDAQYGLNIAGTLFDAIEAGLR
- a CDS encoding energy transducer TonB, coding for MDAAPAVLAPPPREAQRLGATLALSVIVHALLILGVGFAVKGEAPLVPTLEVIFSQTRTALTPKQADFLAAASQEGGGEHDRAQRPRDNQTGIVPQAQAGLSPVPQQQQSAAPVPPPQARVVSSRNGEDTVAQAQARPTPLEPTPDAAQTAREQRDAEMARLAAEVHLRSAQYAKRPNRKFVSASTREYAYANYLRAWVDRAEQVGNLNYPDEARQRRLGGQVVISVGVRRDGSVESSRILKSSGTPLLDEAALRVIRLAQPFPALPKTDDGVDILQVTRTWVFLPGGELRDDR
- the tsaB gene encoding tRNA (adenosine(37)-N6)-threonylcarbamoyltransferase complex dimerization subunit type 1 TsaB; the protein is MKLLAFETATEACSVALHVDGQVLERFEIAPRRHAELSLPWAEALLAEAGISRRQLDGIALSRGPGAFTGVRLAIAIAQGIALALDRPLLPVSTLQVLALRAPAEEDQILSAIDARMGELYVARFERVDGLPVARDAERVCAPAAVALPDGLQAYGVGTGFGAAEGALVAQLGAGLRGFDAAALPRASDVLALAVPAFARGEGMAAEKVEPAYLRDNVALTLVEQQAAREAKAKANG
- a CDS encoding ATP-dependent DNA helicase, encoding MSDLVHASREALSEGGALASHLDAFVPRPAQLRLTEAIADALQQRDLLLAEAGTGTGKTFAYLVPVLLSGLRTIISTGTRALQDQLYHRDLPRVRQALGVGLRSALLKGRANYLCRYRLQQARGEPRFSSPEQAAQFQRILAWSGRSQFGDIAELDGLADDSPLLPMVTSTVDNCLGTDCPFWDDCFVVHARQRAQAADVVVVNHHLLLADLALKQDGFGELLPGAQAFVIDEAHQLPELAAQFFGEGFGMRPWQELGRDCLAEARGVGGAQSALQEPVDQLQQALLALRLAMEGLPSRGTQWRALAMPQVREGFDMAMSCLVALEQALQPLREAAAGLDACHARAREAVSRLARWLGDDEPTLDFDTDPAELASAADVLWYELTPRGFRCQRTPMDVSGPLREHRERSRAAWIFTSATLTVGGGFEHITTRLGLDDPHTLVQPSPFNWPEQALCYLPEGLPDPAARGFGTALIQALRPVLQASQGRAFLLFASHRALREAAEALRDGPWPLFVQGEAPRATLLQRFRDSGNGVLLGSASFREGVDVVGEALSVVVIDKLPFAAPDDPVYEARLEAIRSQGGNPFRDEQLPQAVIALKQGVGRLIRSETDRGVLVLCDPRLLNRGYGRVFLDSLPPFRRTRALADVQAFFAPQWSPVAEDAAAPTAPAPAPGPEPAPGATFPLF
- the mrcB gene encoding penicillin-binding protein 1B, whose product is MPRRYDSDDIDDSDDDLQDSGPLWRRRLITWTMAAVALGLGFLIPYTLYLNQQVTQRFGELRWQIPTRVYARPLVLVPGKAMDAATLKTELAASAYRDDGQGKDPATYAVQGGRFTISSRGYNDVDGHVAAKRVELSLSGGSIASLRDADSRKALKAARLDPARIATLYGQKQEERRLIRMNEAPDLLVTGLQAVEDKDFNRHHGIDLSGIARAVWVTIRSGGQSRQGASTLTQQLARSGLLGIGKEQTLTRKFNEVLYALIMEARYDKRTIFEAYLNQVYLGQRGSQAIHGMSSGAEFWFGRDLSSLDTEHIALLIGLVKGPSYYDPRRNPERATDRRNFVLGKLHEATLIDDAEYQRALKAPLGVPKSPGLVAANRFPAYVDLVRRQLGHDYPESALQGAGLSVMSGMSPSAQAYAEGAVTRTIKSLESKRRPELQAGLVMTDVHNGDVVAVIGSREVSEVGFNRAIEAQRPVGSLLKPFVYLLALAQPNRYSLASWVDDSPVTVQLGRGRNWSPGNADNRSHGTVRLIDALAHSYNQATVRVGMDVGPERVTQLIHVLAGIKADPNPAVILGSTDQSPYAMAQLYQFLASGGEIQPLHAVRGVLDPQGKLLKRYDKTPAPAQEGDSIAANLISIGLQQVVASGTAQRLNADGLGRLQPAGKTGTTNDGRDSWYAGYTGDHLAVIWMGNDQNEQAGLYGATGSMRVWSGIFQRLPSAPLKVSNKGLDWQSVAGTGTNSTDEGCPDARRFPFVVGYAPAYAPCAPAALPEEQGGESEGGGWRSWFGLDRKQEPPAEPAAAPATATPPPSR
- a CDS encoding glycosyltransferase family 2 protein, with amino-acid sequence MIQQSPASLSATDASRVCAVIVTYGPDPVLLQRVVDSVLQQVGHLVVFDNGSGDVDVTAILGDRAGVTLVASPRNVGLGCALNRAYETADALGFEHVLLMDQDSVLAPGMVDVLWTALIELAQAGPVAAVGPQFRDSRSGVLAPFVRFGFPLNHKLRGGPGQRVSCDFLITSGSLVPMKALQAIGPMDEGLFIDNLDMDWCFRAKRAGYALYGICDAQMSHSIGEELLPSRAKADGVIVHKPFRLYFIMRNRVLLYARAYTPRVWIAQDIPRLLLKLVGNGLFLAPRWVRLRFMLKGLWDGVRGVTGGLPPGSR